Genomic window (Helianthus annuus cultivar XRQ/B chromosome 3, HanXRQr2.0-SUNRISE, whole genome shotgun sequence):
ATGTTATCTTAAGTCTTGCTATATTCTTGTTATTACCACAAACGAAACCTTCTAACCAATCTGTCCGAATGTAAATCTAATTCAAATACAACTTCCAAATTCCAAGTTCATAATACCAATTGATTCTTTTTTTTAAACGACGAACACACACTTTCCTAAAATTCATTTATTGTTCACTTTGTGAGACTTAAACAACTCACACAATTTTAATATAAACCAATATGCCATTGACTAATACCTGTTAGGTTAACTCAAGAAACCCAATGATTCAATTAAGACGCCTAAACCAAATTTCCAAACGAAGGGCCGGTGTTATCTCAATGCGGCCGACACGATTTTCGTTGGTGAATTTTCGGTCTTCAAATGCTAAGAATGTTGCTCATTTACTTAGGTGTTTTCACGTGTGCTTGGGTCTTAAAATTAATATGTTCAAGTCGAATCTTTTTGGGATTGGAGTGGATGACGGGGAGATTAAAATTAAGTTGGTTTTAGAGAGCCTACACTTATTTCTTCTCCTTGTATAAAGCTATTCATGGGAGTAACAAAGATTATCCTATGCTTCCATGAAAAAAACAGTATAGTATTCTGTAGTATCGAATAAGATGGTGCAAgtagaaagaaaaatggaaaTTGACGGATACAAAATGTAGAAGTACATGAAAGGAAACAGCACTACGGGGTGGAAATGGAGATAGAGGTCGGTTCCATCAAGCCACGAGAGAGATTGAGGAATGGTCTAGGCCGACGGGTATATATGCTATCTTTGATCAGAATACGAGTTCTCGATCAAAGCAGTTAAAAAGGCTATGTAATTGCCCCTTGTTATATCTTTGCTTGGAGGGCGAAGAAGATGGATCGCCTTACTACGGTGGAGGCTCTTAAAAGAAGTAACATCACGGTTAGTACGGCTGGCTGGATATGGCAATGGGTTTGCGGCTGTGATTCTGAATCTTCGAACCATATTTTCACAGGCTGTGCTTTTGCCGCTGTGATATGGCAATGGGTTAGCCTTTGGTGCAAGATTCCTAACATCTTTGCCTTCTCCGTTAGAGACCTATTTGAATTCCACAACTATATCTGGTCgagtttgcaaaaaaaaaaaaaaaaaaaaaaaaaaaaagatagtgCAAGGGATTATTGTTATCTCTTGTTAGTGTATTTGTAGAGCAAGGAACGAGAATGTGTTTTCTATTAAAGCGTATGGCTCAAGAATCGGTCTAAATTTAAGTCCATCTCATTGGTGTAATTTTGAGATTTTGTAATTCTTGATATAGTTCTGCTGTTTTGCCGTCTAGCCTTTCGGTCTAGGCGGCTTTGTGAATGAAATATACATTTCGAAAAAAAAACCCAACTCATTATTAACAGGACAATCAGTATTACTAAATCTCTTTAATAAGTTTTCCATCTTCAGAATATGTAACTCTTAACACATTATCCCTCAACCATTTGCACGCGTAGAAAAACTTTAGCTTTTAAAACTTTCTTGCAACATTGGATTTCAACATCTATTTCTCCATCAATAGAAGAATGTCATAAGCTTCTAGAAACACAATATCTTCTTGTAAGGTTTTATTTTTCGTGGAATCTATTAATATTGGAGTTATATGAAAATGTTGCATCCATATTTAGAAAGATATAAAAACGCATAGCAAATCGTTAAATTCACTCATAGTCATAAATTGATACCTATTGCTTGACTGATTTCATGCTTAACAAGAGATTATGTTGTTTTATTATTCTATATTTGTATTAATTTActatttattaaacttttataatttaacTTTTGAAAGAATAATACCTTTTAACAAGTCAAAGTTTTCAAATGAAGAACACAAGCTTGATTGGGATGGAAGTgcaaacaatatatatttaattagTTTATTTTCTTTCTCATTGACTGATCTATGTCACGCAACTTTTTCTAATCACGTGTTTGAGCTTGAGGAGTTATTTGAAGACCAAACTCATTGACTGTCAATATTTTTACAAGTGAGACAAGTGAGGTTACAAATCCCATGGTATTTGTCTTAATGCATCCGTAATTGGCTATTGATTTTTATGTTCGGATAGGATGTTCTCATTTGTATGTGAAACAtattatttcatatatttatgaTGAAGCAAGAACGGAATCGATCTAAAACGGATCGGCTTATGGATCAAATACCAACTTGAACTATATTGGAAATTTATATACAATCATAGAAATGGactcattttatttatataaggGATGAAAGGTAGAATGAATCAACTTATCATGTCCATATGACATATATACGTTTTAAGTGCTTATCTACATGAGAAATGTTGTTAAAATGACTAGCCAACATTTATCTTTACGTGTCTTATAGCCACCTAATATGATGATAAAAGAGTAGTATGAAAGTAATAGTTCGCTTTCaaacaaaataattaaaaatatatatactgaTCTAAAGCTTTAAAGCGTTTTTAGAAGACTTCAACTCATTTCATATGTGTTTGAATCCTAATAGGTTTAGGATTATATCTTTATAATAAGGGTTATGTAATTCATTTATTCGTGTGGTAATTTTAGATTTGGTTTATAATATAAGTGTCAATATCTTGTCTTCGGTATTGTGTTTGATTAAATGTAGGCCATCACCTTCCAACCCAATTTGTGGAACACCTAAAATTTCCTTTTTTGTATGCACTTGATTTCACTAAGAATGAAGGTGTGGGTAGGGGTGTTTAAAACCATATATCCGAAGGATATCCAAATTTTTTGAATATCAGATTTTACTATCTGAATctgtatccgaaatttcggatatccgatgggatagtgaatcggatatccgaatatccaattttttatttaattttaaatttttattatttttaattcgGAACAGGATATTTCGTATAGTTTTtgatatccgaatataagttttcggatattttccGTATCTTTCGTATATTTTCGGATAGTTCGaatatcggatatttcggatcggattttcggatatgGATAATTTTGAACGCCACTAGGTGTGGGGAGCATGGGTTGGGTCATCAATCGACATGTAGGACTATTAATGCCATTAATGGATTGCTACACCACCCATTTGCCTCATCCAACATGGTTCCCATGGATTAAACTATGTCAACCATGAGCCTCCTTTCCTTTTTTAAtatttcattttccttttcataaaaataaattaaaataagagaatagtggtttgggtcttgactacacccttagggtagtggatttggatgatggattagaagTGGGTGACATGACGCTaatgtggagggtcatggtgaccatgagggtcatgaccacaccctatagcctaattaGGAACCCACTTGTTTCCTTTGTGCACATTTCCATCATTCAGGGTGTCGACAAGAGCCTCTAGTTGGGCTCCTCGTCTGGGCTCCCAAGAGGCAATTCGGGTTAGAAGCCCATTTCACACCCTCAATAAAAAACCATGCAATATATTCCCTAGGACACTTGATTAATCATGAACGAATCAATTCGGGTTAGAAGCCCCTTTCTTCCAACATCATTCCTTATATCCCTTTTTGTTCGTTTTGAATAAGTTTTGGGATCTTAACAAGAATTCTagatttttttcttgtttttgaaCAAACTTATTTTCAGTCCCTTAAATCATGGGAAATCAATTAAGATGTAGAAGAAGATTATCATCAATCATTACAAAAGTTGAACAAAACTAAACCAAGTTCATTTTTTCTTTAGTTTTGACATGTAGTTCTTCATATTACTTTTTGCCCCTCGTGTAAAGATCAACGAAGATAACTCCAATACTACCATTGTTTAGTTCACAACATGAAAGATATGTGTTACATGAGAGGGAACAAGAAAAAATAATTACATAGGAATGGGTTAATTAATTTCTCTTCCTCCATAATATTAATATCGACATTGTTCTAAATTGATTATTGATTAATATGATAACATCACATTGAATAGTTTCGTGGTCAATATGTGTCGGTCAAAATATGAGAACATCACGAAAGAAAACAAACTATGTTTATGTCTTTCTTTGAGATTAATTGAGACCGCCTACATTTTTTTCTACATATAGTGTTACATCTAAGAAACCTAACTTATTTATGGTGAAGATTCTTCAgatttctatttttttattaatgTTGACTAGTTTATAGTGTAAAATTCTTAATAAAGTTCAAATTTCAGCCTAAGACTGAATATGATCATCGACTGAGATATGATATTTGTAacaaataaaattttcaaaaGTGTTAATGACGTTTTTTATTCTCGAGATTTGTTGAAAATAACTATTACAGTCCATTAATTTAAAAATTGAGAAATCAATACAAACTAGTTACATATGCAAACCAAGCGTTTGAACTTTGAAACCACTTGTAAACTTTAATAAAATACAAATTAGTTGTAAACTTTAATAAAATACAAATTAGTTATATGTAAACGAAGAATAAAATACAGATTAGTTATATGTAAACGAAGATACGCCAAGTTATGTTCATATGCACTCCATGTATTGATTTGTATAGTATATTTATACGTAATAACATGTGCTTGAGTAacctttattttattttaattttaaattccaGCTAAATTGTTTCTCTAAAAGGCATGTGATTAATTGAAAAATCAGACCCAAAttagattttaaataaaaatggcaacaaaattaaAACCATAAAAACTAGAATAAAAAAGTTTCAATTTtatattaaaatgacaaaaatatcaAACCTCCGGGATCATTttggcatttaactcttattaTCGTTATTATCTCAAAGTATTATACGTGACTAATGACTTTTATTAGACGTCACCAATTGtaccttttgaattaatttattattattctGACCACATGTGTTTGGTTATTGTATGGAAATTTATATCATATTGTTTTTAGAACAAGTGTAGTCCAATTCATACGCAAAATTTAAACCCAAATTCCACTCTATAGAAATAGTGAGTATTTCACATCTTTATATATATCtccatcatcatcaacaacatcatCTTTAACCATTCAATCTATATCTAATTATCTATCACCTTCACTATCACGATGTTTTGCTGCTTGAGCTCTAGCTTTGCAAGAATATGCAAGTTTAGAAAGAAAGCTTCAAGATACGTAACTAGAGACGATTTAGACGCGAAACATAAAAGGGGTGTTGCTAAAGGCACAACCGAATCCGTATATAAACGAGACATGAAACATGCAACCACACATATTGATAAGTATGACAACCAAAATAAGGGTATAGTGAGGGTCAAAGTGGTGATGACCAAGGCAGAAGCAATGAAGTTGTTCTCAAAATGTGATGGATCAGGAACTCTCAGTTTCGAGAACGTGACTACCGAGCTCACGAAAGTACCAGCGAATCGTGTTTCGTTAGTTCATCATCCGTGGAGTCCTAGCGAGGAAGTTATGATGCTTGAGAGCATACCCGAAGAACCATAGAGTTGAATCATATCTTCAGGATTTAGTATAAATTTGCtgatatgtattttttttttttcattttacacGCACATAACTGATGATCAAAGCTTGCGAGAGATTTGAAGTTTTTTTGGCTGTAATAGTGGTATTTTTCTTATAGAATGGAGTGCAACTCCAATATTTTTTTACTTCATATAGTCACACGTAAATCATCAAACTCGATATGTTgatataagagcattcacatcctatATATTCATTATTTTCTACtttataattacactaaaaataactatactttctctctcatttcaattaaataataatattttatatctTTATCATAATTTTTTCTCTATcttctactcacaaccactttcaaaatatattaaaaaactaTAGAGGATGAACAATATCCCTTCAAATATAAAGATGAACAATATCATTTTTTCTCTCTTCCACTCACAACtactttttataatttaaaaacttTTCTCACATAATTTAGTGGATAGGATGTGAATGTTCCAACAAGATAACAAAATATATATGAAAAATCTAAATTGAGCTGGCAAACAAGCACCACTGGCTTAGACAGCTAGAAATTAGTCTGACACGGAAATTTTCATAAGGTACATCAAGGACCACAAGCAATCCAATCAAAGGACAACACATGTAAAAGTGGGGGCTAAGTCTTAGCCGACAGATAACAACGAGAGCTAAGTGTTAGCCGGCGGCTCAATGGCTCTGGAAGGGTGATGACTCGGGCAACTTTTCGGTGGCTTCGGTCAAGAAACTTTGGTATGATATGGCTTCGGTCAAGAAACTTTGGTATGATGCTAGTCATGCTTCTCCTATAAACATACTGAGTTGGAACATTTGGGTGCTTTTAAAAATAAACGTATTCGCTTGGTGGGCTTTGCAATATCGCCTGCCTATGTATGACGAGTTGATCACACGGAGAATTGTTTTGGGTCCGGACGTTTGCTAGCTTGTGTTGAAATCTGTGACgaaaatttgtcacaaaatctTGAAAAAAAATTGTAGGAAATTCGTCATAAAAGTGTTAGAATCTGTAACGAAAAAAATTGTGTAGGAAATTTCTGTAGAAAATTGTCCCCTTTTCTAGTAGTGTTTACTATTATGTTAGTTTTCTTTGCCTTTAAAGGAAGAGATTCAATATGGTTTTTGATGTTGCTTTCAATTTGTTTCCTTTACATTCCCGTCAAATTAAGTGACCTTCTAAATTTACTAATTTCTGAAACATTCCTACCTTTTAAATCATTTGATTTCGATTTATagcaaaattattatttttatttagatGGATTTTATAAATTTTGATCCGGTGCAAGAGTCTCCACATACGCGGGGTTCAGGGAGGTGTCAGACCAATATGGGTCTCGGGGGGGAGGGGCACTCCAGGGTCAGGGATCAAGGATTTGAACTAGTGCCATAACACCGCCGCCACCCCCTAGGGTAAGCAAGGAGGGTTAGTTAAGCTAGTAGCTTTACTAGTGCAAGTTTATTTGAGGATGTTGTTGACCTTGGGATTAGTGGGtgggttttgattggtttgggcatttaactttttttaaaattaaaaaaaaaatagtttatggCATGGGTAGGTGCCGCCAGTGTGTTACTACTAACGGATATTTTGAGCAAAATTTGACATAATAAGTGTTGGTTGATCAGGGCTAGAGGTTCATACCCTTAAGTGCCCGTTCCTCCCTCATAAGCGCATTCTTACCATTGTTTCAAGGTTCCATCTTTAACTTTTAACAAGTTTCATAAACATGCCATCCATTGAAACTATTATTTTACAAGAAGTAGATAAAAACTAAAAGTTACTTATTAGATAATTGATACTTCGGCTAAAAAAGGGTAGCCTTTCCTGTTGGACATCTCTCGATCCTCACTAGCTTCAACCAAAAACacataaatattattaaaaaaatattaaaaactaaaagttggggtcgttttctttaaaaaccatgtcattaaaaaccaaaacatatgccaaaattaaagaaaaacaaCCCTAAAACCCTCCCACAATATTCAAAAAACTATTGTGAAGGTATAAATAAGACTCTCAAAATATAATATTTCATGAAGTAACTTAACAAACTTATAAAGATGATGACTCCTACCCTTGCATTCTCATCTCTTCATAAGTCCTTTTGATAAACCTTTCAGCCCTTTCATCTATTGAATCTTCTTCTCcttcttgttcttcttcttcaTGGAGGTCACCGCCGCTGCCAGTTTTGCATAATTGCCGTAGCTCCTCCACCGCCGCATCAATCTCCTCCTCTCCTTTCACCCTCAATGCAACACTCATCTTCTTAGTTTTTTCCCTCACAGCTTCCCCTAACTTACTCACCATCACATTTTGCACAACCGCGGCCACATTCTCCCGCATGAGCCGCCCGTTACCATCCCTCATTGCCTCCACGCCCACCCCAACCTCCACCACCAACCGAGCGTTGACCGGCTGGTCAAACTGCATGGGCATGGCTATTATTGGAACACCAAACTTCATAGCTTCCATTACCGAACTCCAACCACAATGACTCACAAATCCACCAATGTTTTTGTGCCCTAATATTCTTGTTTGTGGAGCCCACCCTTCAACCAATAAACCCCTATTTTTTACCCTTTCAAGAAACCCTAATGGCAATGCATCCCAAACCTTTATTTCTTTTTGCCCCTTTGGAAACCTTAAAACCCAAATGAAATTCATATTGCTCATTTCTAACCCATATGCTATTTCTTCCAAATCAGCACTAGACAGAAAATACTCACTcccaaaagaaacaaaaacagtGGATCTAGCGGTTTTTTTGTCAAGCCACTCGATCACACTATTTTGTTTCATGTCCACTGGTGGGACCACCACCAGTGGACCCACTGGCACGACTCTTTTACCACTCAAAATAGAAAAATAATCGGCATACTTACCTTCGATCTCCTTAAACGATTTGACAAGAATGATGCTTGACGAATTGTGATAACATTCAAGCACACGCTCTATATCTTTTCGGTTATCTTCCGTGCACTCAACATGATAGGTATTATTGGCAGCCGCGACACTAGTGGTGATGAAGACCACGGCAGGGATTCCAAGGGCTGCAGCCGCCTGCGGAGCCCATGGTTGTAGAATGTCGTAAATGAGCAAATCGGGCATTAGGGTTTTCAAGATTTGTGAAAACCCGGGGCTTGCCATGTCAAAAGCTTGTTTGAGAGTAGGCATAAGATGGATAGGGAGGCCATTAGTGGTGTGAAGGTGTGGTGGAAGCTCGGGTAATGTGGGAAGGTGAAGTTCTATGAGTTGAACCAAGGATAAACCGCACTCGTTCGTTAATGTTTTCTTAACGGAATCGAGGTTAGCAGGAGTTGAACAAAGGTAGATGTTGAAAAGGTTTGTGTTATTTAGTTTCTTGGCTAGTTCTAGGAAAGGAGAAATGTGACCATGGCCTAACCATGGGAACATCAAAACAGTACGTTTTCTTCCTTGGTTGTTCATCATCATTTGCAAAAATCAAAAGGTATGAAACTAAATTTCAATGTGGTTGTATTCGAGTTTGGGATGTGACACTATATATAGAGAGATTTTGCTTGTATGGAAAGTTGTTTACTTTCTTTACTTGCTACATATATGGAAGATATTGCATGAAAATATGAAATTTTCTTTCTACATGTAGGATCCTGGgatattttagtttaaaaaaaacggTAGATTCTTTTTCATAATGACTCGGACGTTATTGcggttattattttttttttattaagaaTGGAACTCAAGAAAGATATCTTGAAGTGTTTAATTTCTAGTTGAATATTTTATCAAATTAATTTAATtttacacacaaaaaaaaaaaaaaagataaaattcGATTTTTGTAAAGTAGTCAAATTATTCTTTTATATTACAATTTATTTATTTGGAACGGCTATATTTTAATTTGAATAATAACTTTAAAATATTGAATTCACAAAAATGTATGCTGTTCAAAAAAAGAATTCATAAAAATGTATATGCACACGTAAAGTTTTATTATCTAATCTTCATCACCATATATCTTATATTTCACAAATATTTTATTAATAAGAAaacacttattttgatttgaaaattaaaataaaaaaaggggTGACGatgcagcttgttgcccgttacCTTCTGTTTTGATTTAACTTGTCAGTTATAAATAAAATGTTattcataataaaaaaaaattaaagaaaaaaaaagttattttagcTTAAGATATTAACTGTTATAATGGTCTACTTAATATTAATACAGAAGATATTTTAACGGTTTCTGGTTATATTGGGATTTGGTTAGAtcttttaataaattaaaatgaTATATAGTATTTGTGTATTAAATTTATAAGTTCAAAGccgttaaaaaataaatatatatttatacgtTCCAAAATGATATATTGTTAGTTACAAAATTTGGTTGAGAGATCTTTTATTTAGTTATGATATGTCAATGAGAGAAAAGAAAAGGTGTCGTGTttctaataaaaaaatcaaatacaaatattTTTAATGTTGAGCTGAAGGTTTTACTGCAAAAATGtgatgacattttcgtaattatttactcgtagagtaattatcaaaattaccctacaaatgatcttgtagggtaattttattgtagaataattttgtaaaatgatcttgtagggtaattttgatctttgtagggtaattttgtagaaTATCATAAATTCATAATTACTCGACAAATAATCTTATAAGATAGTTttaatcttgtagggtaattttgtagagtgtcataattactctacaaatgatcttgtatgatAATTTTGagttgtatgttgtttgataaactaatagaataattttgatacacttgtagagtaattttgataattaccctacaagcacattttacaaaattaccctacaagatcaaaattaccctacaagatcatttgtagggtaattttgataattactctacgagtaaataattaaaaaaatgtcACCGTTTTTTTACTTTGTCATGCCTTTCGTATATTTTGTACGATAAGATTGTTTGTACGAGAACTTTTCCCGTGTTTCTAATGGGGAGTAGTGCTGACAAATCGTATCTTAGCAGGTTTAACAGGTTTCTGACGACGCGAACAACACGTGAATacaactcgtttaactactttatatctcACATGTCTATAGcacagttttatgttttatgtattAAGAAGGAGCAATGATGGATCCTAGCCTTCTaatttaaattattttaaaaaaaaagtaaaaatcaCATGCTATATTTTCAGTAAACAGGTCTAATCATGTCTTATACAGGTAACCAATTGTCAGCCCTAACGGGGAGGGAGTCATGCCTTATCTAGTTGCTTCAACATGGCTTGATGAATCACTACAAGAATTTAGAGTAATAGCGGCGACATTAATAGCGGCGACAGCCAacatgtcgccgctattggtccaATCCGCAATCCGGTGTCCCTTGTTGAACGATAGCCATACGATTGTCACCATGATCCAACGGCTGCGGATCTATTACATCAACATCGGCGACATCATCAATCAATAGCGGGGACAAAGTGTCGCCCCTATTGGTCGATCGAATAAGATCATATTTCAGCGCCTTTTTTGTTTCCCTCCACCTACTTTCCCCCAAATCTTCAGCGGACTCACGGTTTCCTCTCCAAAATCCGGCGAATCTTTTCATTCCTACTTCAAATCGGTTAgttttatgttgatttttttgtttatttttgttataTAGGTTGTTAATTTATTGGTTCTTGGTGAGTATAGGTTATCCACCGGCTAAattgtaacgccctgtgttttgtactttctatttatagcttgtcttactcgtgttgctaattttggaagctttgtatcattgtactcgttccttctagtactcgttgtatactcgagattttgatcatgaatgaaaacttgcatttccttgttacatactatacatacaccataatacgattaatcatgagatcatttgatacttctttgtgatacttacaaacatatgttgaacttgtaaatatgtgacatatacttgttacttacaaacatgttacatacttgtacattacactttttgcctagttaaatcatgttttatttcatatttcaccttgttacaagttaggggaaacattgttgcatattattacacaacttaactaataaaattactcattataatgttttaaaaaaataaaaaactaaagaaacatggcagcccaaattcagcaaaattcagccccatatagttgggttttgtgggctagtttcaaggtgtaaccccttctaaacacttccaaagcccaacccattgaaaccctaatccttccccctataaataccacttataaccagcctccctaccacttttgcaacactaaaaactctcaaaacatcctccaaaccgtagctgaaagcaaaggttcgagtagattgacaccccttcacgaaaatgagcataactcactcaattcttatccgattcactcgattctttttcctacttgcttgtataatcatggggttcgattcctagacttctccttggagaaatcagacctggaaatgccccgaaatagtccataaactttctgtttgtttttatgttcatcaaaaacttgtttaaatctatgcaacttgtgtccaacacatctcatacctatgtcctaatgcttacaacttatcccatggttggttaagcttaaaaacaaggttgagacatctaaatcagaggttaaaacctcataaactttctgtttttaattagggttttacccacaagtaatgttcaagtgtgaaacttgttgaatgtgtgatggttggattagcttgggctatccttcataagaatccactcattacttgatgttttgctatagattagttgttgttaataccttgatacttgtatgttcatgaccctccttgttgtttataacaagtatagtggtgaacaatagaggtgcctaaatggaagcttgttcttcctacctcatgtatgtattctatgacacaaagaggtacctaaatggagacattaatctcctacctcatgcttgaatcataagacttgtaaactatataatatctaagttattctatatgtatacatctaagtaactaagacttgatgatgacttaatagttatttgttaagtggacgttacatcatctatgaccatgcccttgttatgactctaatggatcttagaatccatgaaatcataccaacttttttgagtttcaatagtgtcaagaacaagagttatgcgtacaagatgattattttcacctatgttactttctatatattaaaaactccgaatctgtaatcttccgttatacgccaaactcacacacctacgtttccttgtgtagaaggacaaggtgctccgaactaattcatctacaaacttgctctcggaatttcaagtcaccacttgtaaaccgtgagtatactcgtatttccccctttttacttttaccacttttggggtgtaacatgtttacctattaacttacacatgaacactttgttaaacacatgaacgttcctataacatgcttgta
Coding sequences:
- the LOC110932316 gene encoding UDP-glucosyltransferase 29; this encodes MNNQGRKRTVLMFPWLGHGHISPFLELAKKLNNTNLFNIYLCSTPANLDSVKKTLTNECGLSLVQLIELHLPTLPELPPHLHTTNGLPIHLMPTLKQAFDMASPGFSQILKTLMPDLLIYDILQPWAPQAAAALGIPAVVFITTSVAAANNTYHVECTEDNRKDIERVLECYHNSSSIILVKSFKEIEGKYADYFSILSGKRVVPVGPLVVVPPVDMKQNSVIEWLDKKTARSTVFVSFGSEYFLSSADLEEIAYGLEMSNMNFIWVLRFPKGQKEIKVWDALPLGFLERVKNRGLLVEGWAPQTRILGHKNIGGFVSHCGWSSVMEAMKFGVPIIAMPMQFDQPVNARLVVEVGVGVEAMRDGNGRLMRENVAAVVQNVMVSKLGEAVREKTKKMSVALRVKGEEEIDAAVEELRQLCKTGSGGDLHEEEEQEGEEDSIDERAERFIKRTYEEMRMQG